TGGGAGCTGGAAAACTGGCACACGGTGTGCTTTTCATCATCCCTGTTTTCTCATCTTAACGTTCTTaatgcaataataaaaaaaatctgtttcacttttctttctatcCATAGGGTGTAAAGCAGtagaaaagtgaataaaatattcCAGATGGACTTTTCCTGAAACTTTTCTCCTACAGTACGTTGGCATTTGATTGCATGGAAGCCTCCTGTCAGCCTCCTGTCTTTGCTTGGattctacttttgtcttttacacTTTCATAATAGCACTATAATAGTAGTTCTTTCCTATGTTATCTCTGTAAAGAGTTGTCAATCCCAGTTCCATCCACCCTAAGAATTTCTCTGCAGGAAAACATATCTCAGTCTAAAGAACCACTGTAAACTGTGCTAGTTAAATGTAGGTTCCCAGGCCCTAAACCCCAAATTGGAAATGCTATGGAAACTAAATATTTTCACGCTTCTTTAGTTGAGGTATCATATTATTGGTATATTTATTAATGAtgataattttcattaaaaactgaGTCACCATTAATATTGtcattcttgggacttccctggtggcccagtggttaagaatctgccttgcaatgcaaaggatgtgagtttgagccctggtctggaaactaagatcccacatgctgcagggcaaccaagcctgctggctgcaactgctgagcccacatgctgcaatgaagacccagcacagcaaaaaaacaaaaacaacttgtcATTCTTTGTCAGACGTTTTCCTGAGTCTTATCCTGGAGAAGTATGTCTTTTCTGAGGTTTAATCAGTTATATATGGGAAATTGCCCCTGAGTCTGGGGTggaaaggacttcccaggtggcattagtggtaaagaacccaactcccaatacaggagacatgagagatgtgggttcaatccttgggtcgggacaatcccctggaggagggcgtgacaacccactcccatattcttgcccggagaatcccatggacagaggagcctggaggactgtagTTTTCCAACCCCTTTGGGGTTGCACAAAGGTGGACACGagtaaagtgacttagcactcctGCACATGGGATGGAAAAGCATAACCTCCTTCTCTATAATATGCTGTTTTCACAATTTCTAGTGGTTTTATGAAGAAACAGGGAGCAGCGATGATGTTGAAGCTCTGACTGTCCAGAAATTCAAAGGGGACCTGGCCTACAGACGGCAAGAGTATCAGGTAGAATTTAACATACAGAAGATTGTGCCGCTTGAAATGTTCTCTTGTTCTGTCCACTGCAGCATATTTAAATACATAACAATGTACTGTAATAAGTTATGAGTGTGTTGCTTTTGAAGATGATTTTAATCTTTCGTGAGATGTGTTTGTACTCTTAGAATCCCAAGCTTCTGGCCTTCTCCACACGGCTCTgtatgctttgttttgtttcctgtcACTCCAGTATAGAGAGCTTGTTTGGATCCTTGTAGATTCCTTATCTCCTCAGTATACAGAAGCCTCTAGCTTGGATACCTCATGGGGCCACAGGAACAAGGCACcccaaaatgtgttttaaaaaagaagtgggGGAAAGAACTAACAACTAGCTATCAGCTTGCTTTTTATATTGACTTCATGTCATCTTCACGAGGATCCTGTTGTTGTTTTGCTCATGTGAAAAGGTTCTACAGCAAGTTTAGTGGCAAAACCGGGAGTCAAATCCTGgtcttttgggctccagaatgcTTTAGTTATATTTTCCAGCCATTTCTTCTCTGCCTCTTAGAAAACTAGTACTGATTGAAATGCTCAAGTCTTCCTTTAGTTCATTGCAGGGTCAGTTATAACATTACCTACTGCCTAGGAAACACATCACCCCCATgactgaattctttttcatattgtgttttctgcctttctcttcaTCCCTTCCCTTCATTTGCCTTCATTTAACAATTATTTGCCAGAAAGCACTGCAGGAGTATTCCAATATCTCAGAAAAACTGCCATCTACAAATTTTGCCATGAAAAGGGATGTCCAGGAAGGCCAGGCTCGATGCCTTGTTCACCTGGGAAGGCACAAGGAAGCCCTGGAGATTGCCACAAACTTGGTGAGTGGTTTCTGTGCCTGTTTCCATTTGCTTTCCTAGGATGACTGAatagtttattttctaaaaaaaaaaaagacaaaacaaaaaacaacctctTGCTGGCAGCAAAATCTGTGGGTTTGGATAAGCAGAAGGAAATTGTCAGTGGTGGAAGAACTTTATTATGATGAACAGTTTGGAGCTCCAGACATAATCATTTCCttgtaatattttttcctgttttatgctcaaaattcttcattgCCTGAAAACCTCACTTGCAAAGGTTTTACTCTTGTTAAGACTAAATAAATACTCAGTAAATTACTagtgatcttttttcttcttaggtGTTTCGTTGttgtttagatttttattttccgAAGTTTCTACAAtgaatatatattacttttataaacaggaaaaaaaatgctgccaaaaattaaataaatatcataCTAAGCCAGGCTTAATCCTTTTTATTCTTGATGGAGtctgcagaattttttttaagcaataaaaaaGAGCACTGCTGGattctgcttatttttgttttcagattaaAGCCCCTGTAGGTTTTTTGTGTAAATTTTATATGGGAGTGAGTTTGAGTCCACCAATCCTAGTTTATAGATGACCAGTTTTCTTCCTTAGAGGGACATAATGAAGCACCAAGGCACTGATCTTGAATCCTTCAAATCTTGTTGGCCAGAGGTCAGCCTAAAGTATGCATGCAATTGGATTGTCCTCCTCTATCTCATTAACTAAGAGAAATCCTTAAATTTACTTGCGTGGGCTTTATTGCATAGGACCTCAGCCTCTTGCCATGAGAGGAAACCTTGGTGGTAATGTTCTTCAGAACATGGAAAACAActgtgttttgttcttttccttttctactaATTATGGGTTAATTCTTAAAACCGGAAGATTACTCTGTTAAGGAAGCACATGGCATGAACACAGTGAACTTGGTGGGTTTTAACAGTGTTCAGCCTCCCTGTTCTGCAAATTAGCAGCAACCTGGGTTCTTTCGGTTGATTTTTCTAGATATCCGTCACCCGTCCTTCATTACGGCTCGGCTCTACCATTACCTACCTCTCCCTCGCATCTCCTGATGTCACTGTTGTGCTTTGTCTTCCCCTGAGTACCCCTGAAGGGAGCTAGAGTAATGTCAAGGCTGGACTGTCTCTGGTTCCTTCTAGCTTAGTGAGTCTGTTCTGTGGCTCAGAGAAAAATGTGTTGCCAATCAGCAGATGCCATCCGGAGCGCGAGATCCAGGCAGGAGGAGGGACCACTCAGAAGCCCTTCAGCTGCTCTGTCAGGCCTTGGAGGACTGCTGCTTGGGCTCCTGGGCACCCTGACAGGCAGGAATATTAGGGAGGAAATGGCACCAGAGGCTAGTGGGTCTCACCCCTTGCTTTGAAGGGTGAGATCTCTTCACATGATCTCAGTGAACCCTGCCTATTTGCATGGCTTTCTCATTTCCTGATAccctgtgttttgttttcattttaaaagtttctccCTTCTTATAGaccctctttttttaaatttgctctgTCTCGTTTCTGGGTTTTGTTCCAGCGGTTACTGTCACCTCATACTCTGTAGGGAATAGGTCAGCATTGAACAAAACAGACAGCAAGTCCTAGAGCGCCCAGCATGACATAAACATTTTATGCTCACAACTTCTACTGAAGTTTATTCGTCTCTcttcttaatgattttttaataaaattggtAACAAAacttatttcttaatttaaatatcTTATAGTCGCTGGTAGGCTCATGTGATAAACTGTGGTAGGGAAACTGCTTTTTGACAGTTAatgacttttttcccccatttgtcACTTCACAAACATTTCAGTCCTACCATGTGCCCAGTTCTGGGTTCGATGCCAAGGAGAGAGAGCCCTGTCCATACCCTGCGTTTACATCACTCACCTAGTAACTAACGGGAGGCTCCTAAGCCCACTAACACGCGTCAGCTCTTCTGAAGTTCCTTTATTCTGTGGCTTCTAGCAGGATCTGCTGTAGCTCTGctgcttactagctgtgtgacggCAGGCAGCCTGCCTGACTTCTCTGTTGTGACTCGGttgcctcatctctaaaatgggaatagcGACAGTCTATTTTAAAGGATTGTCATGGGGATCACATGAGTGAAGCAGGAAGAGTAGTGTTTGGCATATGGTGAGCATTCTGTAAATGTTAGCAATCATCACCATCATTGCATTACAGGACTTGCAATATTCTGGGAAAAAGCACACAAACTCATTTAAATGGAATTTAATTTCCAGAGACTTCCTTATtagttgtgctcagtcatgcctactctttgtgaccctgtggattgtagcctgccaggctcctctgttcatgggattttccaggcaaaaagactggagtgggttgccatttccttctcttcactGGTTAGGCCACCCAGAATTGGTGCATCAGAATCATGGTTTGTATGCTACAGACCCCAACACACACTTGCTTTCTCAGTGTGAACATGTTTTTAttcgtatttatttattttaaagtctttattgaatttattacagtattacttctgttttctgttttggtttttttggccacaagggatggaggatcttggttccctgaccagggattgaacctctgcctcctgcattggaaggtgaagtcttatcCCCTAGAGCATCGGAGAAGTCCCTGGAAATGTCTTTAAACAGTATAGAGCACTATGGACTGGTTGTAGAGGAAAGGTTGCATTTCCTGTAGACAGTCTGTACATGTTGCTTTTCTTACTATAAATAAGAAACATGAAGATGTATTTCTCAACAGTTATTAGACATCTGCTATGTCTGAGATGCTGTGCTCTGTACTGGGAATTCAGCATTGAACAAAAACTCTTTTGGAACTTAGTAgtctgtggggaaagaaagaatacTGAATGATAGTAATAGTAGAACCAGATCAGTTCTGTCTTGGGAAGGTACAGTATGACCTAGTAGGTTACATGGggcttgatttcttttcttttcactcagCGTATGGATATTTAGAGTCCTCCCCAAGGTTTCACTCACTGACGTGCCAGTTTCTTCCAGCTGCATGCTGGGTAGTTTTACTCTTTTTTCTCGCTCGGTTCTGTGCAGGAGCTTGATCCAGATACTAGTAGGCGAGATTTTCCTTAGACTTAAAATCAACTGAATCTCTGCAGACTTTGActtagaaaaagaaaccctcacCCACAGGGCTTTTGCCATATGGCAAGTTAGGCAAGAGGTGGTGCCTCTGGTTAAGTAGACTTGAAAAGGATTTTCTGATCAGAAGGAAACCAAGCAACCCCCTCTGGCCAAGAATAACTGGTCTTGGTAATGGTTACCAGAGAAGGCATTTGGATTCAATTATAATGCATCATGAAACACTGAGAGCTTCAGGGCCATCCTGTTTAAGATGTCTAAGCCAAGTAGAATTTGGAAATAGAGTCCATTTGAATCCTCAAGGAAATTGCCATTTGGATTTTTAGAAAGCCTGGAATATTAAAATGGAACCATTAGCCCAGAGTATAAAAAAGTTGGCTTGGTCCTTTCAGATGTCTGGCTGAAGACAATTAAGATTATAATGCACAATTGAAAATAAACGGACACAGAGGTTTTTGGTACTGAGCTTTGCCAAGCCACTATCACCTGGATTATGTTACTGCTGTGACATTAGGGTGTTTGGGAATGACTGGTAATATTTTGTTGGGTAGTGTATAGTGAGGAGCCTGAAGCGatcagggggtcacagagagtcggaggcgactgaacatacacatatatttctcTTGGTTTATGGTTTCAAAATGAGATCTATTGAGAAACATTTAGTTTGCTCTACTTATGTGGCTAATGAAAGATACTTGTGATTTAGGACATGCACAACTTAGATTTTTAGGCATCTTCATTTTTATATGGGAAACATCCTGTAGTTTAAACATTTTAacctttgttttttctcttcaggaaaataaagCAACTAACACAGACCATTTAACCACTGTACTGTACCTCCAGTTTACTATTTGTTCCAGTTTGCAGAACTTGGAGAAAACCATTTTCTGCCTACAGAAACTGATTTCTTTGCATCCCTTTAATCCTTGGAACTGGGGCAAATTGGGAGAGGCTTACCTGAACCTGGGGCCAGCGCTGTCAGCATCGCTTGCGTCATCTCAGAAAGAGAACAGTTTCACCTCAAGTGACACAGCTATCAAATCCTCCTTTCCCCACTCaggaaaagactgtcttttgtgtttccctgaAACTTTGCCTGAGAGCTCTGTGGAAATAAGCAGTGGTAACAAACAAAAGAGTGAGAAAgctcttaaaaatattcaaaaccgTGTGACAGAAGAGAGAGCAGCAGTGTTGCTAGAAACTGAGATGAAAGCCTGTGCCTCTTTTATACGAACCAGGTAAGCTCAGAGTGGATGAAACACACAGGGTGCTAAGGGTGAAATAAAGGttctatttcttctgattttaagcTTCTAAAAATTCTAGGCTAGACACCTGatatatgtttttgagattcttcCTATGGTCTTGACGGGATCTTTTGAATGTGCCCTTTCAGTATGTAAGATTTAAAAACAACTGTGCTTGCTCAGGAATATAGCTCATATCATCACTCAAGATATTAAGGTTGGCAGATGTTAAAATTAGGGGGTAGGGGgagttaaatatataaaacattgaCGAAGGAggaaacaatattttaaacaagGGATTTTTCACTCAAGTTCCACGGAAAGCTaccaaagaagaaaatcagacaaacctgaagaatctgccttgtggGTGAGGGTGGATGGTGGTGCCTTCCCTGAGACAGGACAGCAGAACCAGTGGAGGGTGGGAGTCCAGCTGGAGCCTTCCGTGAGGAAGTGGGAGGTGGAGCTAGAGGAGCTCCAGAAAGGATCAGCGATCAGACGCAGTGAGAAAAGGCTTTGAAGGCAAGAGCTCATGTGTGGCCTCTGAGAAAGCAGTTTCAGTCGCGGTGGGGACAGGCAGATGGCAGAGGATGGAGGGGTAAATGGACATGAAATGGAGGGAGCCAAGGGTAAGCGGTATCGTCCAGTAATCTCAAGACCAAGGGTAAGCGGTATTGTCCAGTAATCTCAAGAGCACAAGAGAGAAAGCAGGGACCTAAAGGGGGGTCATGTGTGTGAATGTCTCCAGAGGCCAGTAGATGATGGGAACAGTCAGAGTGAAGGCCAGTCAGGTCGTGTGTTATTTTGTAAAACTCCAGCAGCTTCCCATTGCACTGACATAAATTCCATGCTTCTTTCCATGGTCCACGAGGACTTAACATGAGTTGCCCCTGCCCATCTCTTTCACTCTAGTTTGTTTTCTTCCTGGCTGTATTTTGGTCACAGAGATCCTCCTGATTTTCTAACACTTGAAGCTAGTTCTCGTGGCCGAGCCCCCTTCCCCTGGCTAAGCCCCTTCTCCCAGATGTTCCTGTGGCTGCTTCCTCACCATCTGAACCTTAGCGTGAATGGTGGCTCAGAAAATCCTTCCGTCACGGCCCTGTCTGAGGTAGACGCGACGTCCATCCTGTCTGGAGTGTTTCATGGCCTTCATCACTGCCTGAGACTAGCTTATTTACCTATGATCATTCTCCTTCCGCAACTTGAGGCAGAAACCTGTCTGTTTTGCTCACCGGTATCCCTCAGGGCCTGGAGTAGTATGTGCATTTCTGGAGGCAGGAAATGAGTGAACCGGAGAGCTCTGCTTCTGGGTGTAGCAGCGAGGCCGGAGGGAAATTGGAACAATCTGCACACTCAGTGTTTTagaaaacagtgacaggaaagagCTGTGGGAGgagagcaggaggaaggagaagagaggggacCAGGGCACAGCCATGATGGGGAGGTCGGGGTGAACTGATTGTAAAGTGGATATCAGAGGGTCACTGAAGGTTTGGCCCTGCTTCAAGTAATTGAAGCATGCTGGAGAAACTCCTTAGTCCTTGAGATCGGGTTGCTGTGGCTTCAGGGAGACCGAagggtcacagagcaccagcttcaAAGGGACTCCTCCTGGCACCTCTGGGGAGGAGCCTCTGATGGGGAGCCTTGTTCTCTTCACTCGAAATCGTTTGTGCTTTCAGTCGCCCGACTTCGACAGGAAGCCCTTTCGAGGTCTTGCTCTCTGAAGGTTCCTTTGGAAGCTTGGTCTATGAATTTTAGAAAAGATGGTTCTCCAGTGTAATGTTGTGCAATTTGTTGCGAGTAAAGAGCTTTAGGGATTCAGATGAAGGTGAGGACCTTCTCCTTAGCCTAGAGGACTCGCTTCCAGCCCAGTGCCAGTGCTGTGTGTGAACGTGTCTTTGTCCTTCTCGGGTGCCTCCAGACTGGGACCTGCTGTTTTTCAGGCTTTTGCTTCAGCTTGCCCAATCTCAGCAAACATCATTTGCTTTGGAGAGGAACTTAAGGACTCAGCAGGAAattgaagataaaatgaaaaggttCAGCTTCAAAGAAGACACTTTGCTGTTGATAGCAGAGGTGAGTGTGTCCCCCAGGGTTTATGTGAAATGAAGCATCACAGATATTTTTCCTGGCTCCGAgaccatttaaagaaaaaaccaaaaagacACAGGGCTAAATTGCATCTTCTAGAGGACTTCTATCTCCCTTCTTCGCGTGCCTTTTGATCACTTAACTGCCGCAAGtggcctcttcctcctctctgtcccGCAGCAAGTTCATCTGCTTGTCGGTGCTTGTTAGCACCTGTCTACTTGAACATCAGAAATGCCCCATAATTGTTTCGTgagtgctgaatgaatgaatgttgacaTCTGGGCAGCTCTTTTGTCTGTCTTTCCCCCCATTTGTCCTCATAACAGCCTGTGGGAGGGACAGAGCTGGGGTGAGGCTCACAGAGGctgtgacttgcctaaggtcagaTTTTAAGTGGCAGAAGTAAATGAGAACCCCTCCAGCTTCAAGTCCATTTTCTTTCTGCTCCACCTTGTTATTATTTTGACAGTTGCTTAGAAACTTAAATGTCAATTTTGTTTAACTggtattagctttttaaaaaatatgctaatTGATAAggctttctctggtggtccagtggttaagactacaagCTTCCACACTGCAAgggacccggatttgatccctgctggGGAAACTGAGAGGCTGTGTGTCTTGCTTggtcaaaaatgtaaaaagaaaaaatgctctTGAAATTGCTTAACATGGTGTTTGGAGATTATCTATAAGTGTATGTTATTCATGCTAATTCCTTTTAATATGTAATTGAAACTTGACGGCTCAAGCACTTTTCCCAGGAGAATAGCTCTTTATCCATATACCTCCTAACGTGGTTCTTTCAAGAACTGATGGTCTGTCTATCCTGTCTTCCTCCCCCAGGCTAAGCTCTCAGCTGGACCCTTTTTCCCTCTTCTGGGGTCTTCACTCCCATCTGTTCTCTTTGAGCCTTTTTTCTGCCTTCCCCTTCCATGGGCTCATTCCCTTGGACCCTCAGACACATACAGATAGACCATCTCTCCTGAGTTTACGGctgcttttccttcctctttgcttcctgtctTTCTTAGCATTCAGCGCCATTGGCCACTCACGTTTAGTTCCCTCTTCCTTGCTTCTGAGCAGCTGAACTGCTAAAAATActcatctctttttctcctttatttcttaaaatttctctGCTGTTTGGGACTCTGCTAGTTGCCCCTGTGCCCTAAGTAGTGACATTCCCTGAGCTTTCGCTCAGGCTCTCtgtcctgtctctttctcccACACAAACCGTAACCATGCTGTAGTTCCCGTTGTCACCTCTGGGTTCATGGACCCTCTAGTCTGTGTCCCATCTTGGAACACTTGTCTCCCATCTCAGATCAGTGACTTATGGAGTCATTAATCCAAGGTGATTGTTGATCTGCTGTCGTTTCAAGTACAAATGTAAAACGAGGCTACTTGGCAAAACCACCTTCAGTCAGCCTCTGGTCAGCGCCCAGCGTGGACTGGCCATCAGTAAGTACCTGCtgagaggaggcagaggggagcTAGAGAGCGCTGTCTTTGTTCTAGACTTAGTTTCTTTCATCGATCCTACCTATCTTTCTCCTTTCACCCAGACTGACCATCCCTCACTGTGGGGCTCTCCTCTCAAGTCTCACCTCCTGCAGGGCCCACGGCCAACACCCTAGTCCCGTTGCCTCACATCTGACTCTCATAGTGACCTCCTGCCTTGGCTCCTCACTCTTTCCCTGCAGATCTGTGTTCACCTGTGCTGCTGGGCTCATCTTAAAACATGGCTTTGACCATGTTACCTGCTTGCTTTAAAGACTAAAATTCAACGTGTCACCATTACCTTAGAGGTTGGGTCTAATTCTGGTGCCTTGATAGGATGTCTGAGGCCTTCCCGAGAGTAATCTCAGACTTAGGGCCTGGTCATTCCTTCCACAAACCTTTTGCTTCCACTGGACTAATCTCCCACATCTAGCACACCTGTCATGGGTTTTCCTATCTCCATCTACTTACTATTCTCACCTTGAGACCCAGCCTGGGTCGCACATCCTCCAGGAACCTTTTCCTGAACATCCTGGTCTGTGGCAATTTCTCCCTCTGAGCTCGATAGAGTGATTGCTGAAATAGGTAGCTCTTTGGGCCCCTGAAAATATAAGAATGTCTTATCTTTTCAGCTAGATTTTAAGTTCCTTGTAAgacattctttgttgttgttaacctct
This sequence is a window from Ovis canadensis isolate MfBH-ARS-UI-01 breed Bighorn chromosome 9, ARS-UI_OviCan_v2, whole genome shotgun sequence. Protein-coding genes within it:
- the C9H8orf76 gene encoding uncharacterized protein C8orf76 homolog isoform X1, yielding METGCWLLGGEFEDSVFEERRERRPGPPESYRAKRCEPQWFYEETGSSDDVEALTVQKFKGDLAYRRQEYQKALQEYSNISEKLPSTNFAMKRDVQEGQARCLVHLGRHKEALEIATNLENKATNTDHLTTVLYLQFTICSSLQNLEKTIFCLQKLISLHPFNPWNWGKLGEAYLNLGPALSASLASSQKENSFTSSDTAIKSSFPHSGKDCLLCFPETLPESSVEISSGNKQKSEKALKNIQNRVTEERAAVLLETEMKACASFIRTRLLLQLAQSQQTSFALERNLRTQQEIEDKMKRFSFKEDTLLLIAEVMGEDIVPEKIRDEVHTEVKCVGPAALTTLVIGSSKEFEDKWFRKIKDHFCPFENQFHTEIQILL
- the C9H8orf76 gene encoding uncharacterized protein C8orf76 homolog isoform X2 translates to MSRKARLDALFTWEGTRKPWRLPQTWDGGSWFPDQGLNLCLLHWKENKATNTDHLTTVLYLQFTICSSLQNLEKTIFCLQKLISLHPFNPWNWGKLGEAYLNLGPALSASLASSQKENSFTSSDTAIKSSFPHSGKDCLLCFPETLPESSVEISSGNKQKSEKALKNIQNRVTEERAAVLLETEMKACASFIRTRLLLQLAQSQQTSFALERNLRTQQEIEDKMKRFSFKEDTLLLIAEVMGEDIVPEKIRDEVHTEVKCVGPAALTTLVIGSSKEFEDKWFRKIKDHFCPFENQFHTEIQILL